Genomic segment of Methanococcoides sp. AM1:
CATTGATATAATTCGTCTTGACTTCGGAAGCAGTGCCATTGATATTACTGACAGTAAGATTGACAGTATACAAACCAGCTGTATCATACGTATGAATTATATTCTGACTGGAGTAATCCTCGGTACCATCAGCATCAATATCCCAGGACCATGAGGTTGCATTGGTTGAGAGATCAGTGAATGAAACAGTAAGTGGTGCAATACCTTCAGT
This window contains:
- a CDS encoding PKD domain-containing protein; translated protein: TEGIAPLTVSFTDLSTNATSWSWDIDADGTEDYSSQNIIHTYDTAGLYTVNLTVSNINGTASEVKTNYIN